The DNA segment ACGTATTTCACCATCGAAAGGATTGGGATATATATTCAGTTGGGCGCTTTCATAAACCGGTGCAGAAGTAGTGACATCATTGATCGTTTTATGGACATCATCAACCATAAAATCATTAGCTGTATAAATATTGCCGGCCTTGGCATCGATCTCGATACCGTTGCCCTGTAAGGTATAGCCGGGCAAATCGATCACAACTTTGTAAACATCGGCAGGAAGGTTGTCAAAACGGTAATAACCGTTTGCATCCGGTCGAACTTTCCGGACCAATTCCCAATCTTCTGATTTCTGGGCGCTCTTCGTTGAACGGTAAATACCCACGGTCGAATTCAGCGCAACGCGGGCTTTGATACTTGATGCATCATAGACATTACCTTCAATGGTTATATCTCCAGATTCTATCTCCGGTATCTTATTCAATTTGACATTTACTTCAGTCATTGCACCTCCGGACTTGAGACGTACAGTATCGGCCTGGTTCCATATAAGGGCGTTGGTATGGTAAGTGGGCAGGTAACCGCTTACATTTTCGACACTGACTAAATATTCACCTAACGAAAGGTTATCAGAGTAATACATTCCCCCATCATAACGGGCCGTATCGACCGGAACAATCTCTTTTTCTTCAGGTTCTATTCGGTAAATGGCAACTAATGCATTGTTGACCGGAATGTCAACGAATACAATTATTCTTCCTTCTGGAAGATCACCACATTGAGCAAATACCGGATACGACCCTGATTTTTCACTCTCATAATTAACAAAATACACCGTATCACCTACTGCAAACTGCATATCCGTCAGGGTCAGATCAAATGTATTTTGACCATCAGAAAGAGCTGGCAAAACAGCGATTCTTTGATTTTTGCTATTACGGATCTGCAAACTATCGGATGACCGTAAGGCGCTCAATGATAATTCCAAGGGATTTAAGGTGCTAATACTTACCGGAGTGCTCTGGAAAGAAAAGTACGGATAACTGGTATAATCCCATATAAGCCATTCGCTCGAAGAAGGAGAATTTATTTCACTAATATCCCATCCCAGGTCCGTCTGATATGTATTTATATTATGTAAATCTTCAATGGTTTTTGATGCCCCGTTTTCGCCACTGGCGCTACCTGCTGAACTTATCAGCGCTCCATTCAGCAGCATGCCATCATATGCAAAGTTCTGATTTAGAAGAGTGGATGCTGAATATTCACCCATAATACGATTTACCGAATTTTCTTTCCCGGTAAGTATGAATTGTGCCGCTATAGAATATTCAATACTAACATTTCCGGCATTCATTTTTCCAAGCAACCCTCCGGTAACATAGGTATTGTTTGCGGTAATACTGCCCGAAGCATAACATTTAGAGATAGAGATATTACCATCTTCAATATATCCGATAATCCCCCCTGCATTGGTAGTATTGGCGGTTTTAATAAGCGAATGGCTATAACAATCATTAACCGTTATATCACCCGAAGATGATGAATAACCGGCCGCTCCTATCAAACCACCAGCATATATTATATCGCCATTAACATTCCCCAGGTTAGTACAATAATTCAGGTTGATGGCACTTCCTGATACCAGACTGGAAGCATGTCCGATTATACCGCCGACCTGTGAATCTACATTTGCAGTATTTTCCATAGAAACTGCTCCGTTATTCATGCTTTGTACAATGTTTATGGTGCCGGTACCGGAATTGAAATTCTGGGCAAACCCGATGAGCCCGCCTATATAAGATTTGTTCCCGGTTCCGGTAACTGTCCCGTTATTGGTACATTCGATCATATCAAATAGGGTAGGTGTCCCTTCGCTGAATAAATACCCAAGTATACCTCCTGAATGGTTATATTCTCCGGATCCTGATATTTTACCATGGTTGATGCATTTTTCAATAGTAATATTATTGTAGCCTCCTTTTATATTTCCGACGATTCCACCTGCGGTTATTCCTCCGTCGCCTCCGGCAGATATAGACATTACATCCCCATAATTAATACAATTTTGAATGGTAGCACCGATCTGTTCACAATGACCGATAATTCCTCCGGTATTCGATGAATTGGAAGAAGCGTTTCCGGTAATAGTGCCTGAATTACTACAATCAGAAATCATAATTCCACTATTACTTCTTCCTATAATTCCCCCGGTAAATGTCCGGGCGTTATTGTTTACAATATCTACCGAACTCCGGCAGTTAGTGATTTCTGTAGGGGTACTACCCAAAGAATAACCGACCACACCTCCGGTGTAAGATAATAAACTCAAATTTAAGACCTTAATACTACCTTCACTCAAAATCAAATCATATATCTTCGCCCCGCCTGATATACAGCCAAATAACCCTATATAAATTTCGGAACCATTTTGATAATTGTAGTCCTCTATGGTCATTCCACGAATCGTCTTTTTATTCCCATCAAAAATGCCAAAAAAAGCACGTTGATCGTAATTTGCAATAGGGATCCATTCCCGTCCGGAAAGATCAATATCATTAGTCAGCACATAATTTTTTGAATAAAAATCAGTATAGGTTGATCCTTCATTCAGGTATTTTGCAAACAATGCGAGTTGTTCTGCACTATTTATCTGATAAGGATCACCTGGATTTCCATCTCCGCCATTAAAAGTTTCTGCAGCAACATATTCCCAGGTACCATCATCCTGAGCTAAAAGATGTTGTATATTCAGGAATGAGATACTTATAATAATGAATAGAGTAAAAAAATGCTTCATATTTTCAATATTTAAAGGACGATAAAGAAATAATCTTATTCACAGGTAAAAATAAAACAAAAAATCATATTTTTAACATGTTTTTTACAAATTAGATGAAGAGTATTTCGTCTGATTATTTTATCGAAAAATTCAAATAATAATATCCATATTTAACATATTATCATTCATGATGATCTTCCGGATCGACCAGAATTGACCAATAGTTAGGATATTAGAATAATTTCGTGTAAGTTTGTAAAAAGATACATGGAAAGAAAATTGTAAATCTGTTAACAATTCAGGGAATTTCCTTACGTTAACAATTTATTGTAAAGGCATTGAAATACTTGTTGTTTGGTACATTATGGAAAATATTTTTGTAAACAGAGAATTAAGTTGGTTGTCTTTTAACGAGCGGGTACTACAAGAAGCAGCCGATCCTACTGTTCCCCTGGTTGAACGTATAAAATTTTTAGGAATCTTTTCCAATAATATGGATGAGTTCTTCAAAGTTCGTGTTGCAACGATTAAGAGAATGATTGACTTAAAGATCGATTCAAAAAAAATGTTGGGGGAAAAACCCAAAAAACTAATGCAGCAAGTCCAGGCAAAAGTGATGATCCTGCAATCAAAGTCCCAATATATCTATCTTGAAATACTGAAAGAACTGGAGAATAAGGATATCCACATCGTAGATGAAACCCAAATGTCAACTGAACAACAGGATTTTGTGGTTGCTTATTTTCACGAAAAAGTATTATCGGCTATTTCTCCGATCATGTTCAGTAATGTCGAAAAATTTCCGTATCTTGAGGACCGGGCTATATATCTGGCGACAAAACTTACTGATGCACAAAACAATGTAGAGTATGCCATTATTGATATCCCGACCGCCGTATTACCACGCTTTATCCAGCTTCCTCCTATCGGGGGCAAACAATATATCATTTTATTGGATGACATCATCAGGTTCAATATCAAAGAGGTTTTTGCAATTTTCAAATATGAAAA comes from the Bacteroidales bacterium genome and includes:
- a CDS encoding T9SS type A sorting domain-containing protein gives rise to the protein MKHFFTLFIIISISFLNIQHLLAQDDGTWEYVAAETFNGGDGNPGDPYQINSAEQLALFAKYLNEGSTYTDFYSKNYVLTNDIDLSGREWIPIANYDQRAFFGIFDGNKKTIRGMTIEDYNYQNGSEIYIGLFGCISGGAKIYDLILSEGSIKVLNLSLLSYTGGVVGYSLGSTPTEITNCRSSVDIVNNNARTFTGGIIGRSNSGIMISDCSNSGTITGNASSNSSNTGGIIGHCEQIGATIQNCINYGDVMSISAGGDGGITAGGIVGNIKGGYNNITIEKCINHGKISGSGEYNHSGGILGYLFSEGTPTLFDMIECTNNGTVTGTGNKSYIGGLIGFAQNFNSGTGTINIVQSMNNGAVSMENTANVDSQVGGIIGHASSLVSGSAINLNYCTNLGNVNGDIIYAGGLIGAAGYSSSSGDITVNDCYSHSLIKTANTTNAGGIIGYIEDGNISISKCYASGSITANNTYVTGGLLGKMNAGNVSIEYSIAAQFILTGKENSVNRIMGEYSASTLLNQNFAYDGMLLNGALISSAGSASGENGASKTIEDLHNINTYQTDLGWDISEINSPSSSEWLIWDYTSYPYFSFQSTPVSISTLNPLELSLSALRSSDSLQIRNSKNQRIAVLPALSDGQNTFDLTLTDMQFAVGDTVYFVNYESEKSGSYPVFAQCGDLPEGRIIVFVDIPVNNALVAIYRIEPEEKEIVPVDTARYDGGMYYSDNLSLGEYLVSVENVSGYLPTYHTNALIWNQADTVRLKSGGAMTEVNVKLNKIPEIESGDITIEGNVYDASSIKARVALNSTVGIYRSTKSAQKSEDWELVRKVRPDANGYYRFDNLPADVYKVVIDLPGYTLQGNGIEIDAKAGNIYTANDFMVDDVHKTINDVTTSAPVYESAQLNIYPNPFDGEIRISGLEGSYVIRIYDLLGRVVIHKKGSAGEEVLDLGRLPSGIYIIFLEAGGTTVSRKIIKVNE